The following proteins are co-located in the Nocardia bhagyanarayanae genome:
- a CDS encoding flavin reductase family protein, with protein MPNDSEVRDAFDAVLTAADYPIWVVTTVACGIRAGCLVGFGTQLSIDPPRFVVGLSENNHTFRVAADAEHLAVHLLTEEDRELARLFGGETGDNTDKFARCEWTEGPHGLPILSAATHWFTGRIVARYDFGDHVGVVLEPTAGRAADSARSALRLTAVLNLSPGHEA; from the coding sequence GTGCCGAACGACTCGGAGGTTCGCGACGCTTTCGACGCGGTACTCACCGCGGCGGACTATCCGATCTGGGTGGTCACCACGGTCGCGTGTGGAATCCGCGCGGGATGTCTCGTCGGCTTCGGCACGCAGCTGAGTATCGACCCGCCGCGATTCGTGGTCGGGTTGTCCGAGAACAACCACACCTTCCGTGTCGCCGCGGACGCCGAACACCTCGCCGTGCACCTGCTGACCGAGGAGGACCGGGAGCTCGCGCGGTTGTTCGGCGGCGAAACAGGCGACAACACAGACAAATTCGCGCGCTGCGAATGGACAGAGGGTCCGCACGGTCTGCCGATCCTGAGCGCGGCGACGCACTGGTTCACGGGCCGCATCGTGGCCAGGTACGACTTCGGCGATCACGTCGGCGTGGTCCTGGAACCGACCGCGGGACGCGCCGCCGATTCGGCGCGTTCCGCACTGCGTCTCACCGCGGTCCTCAATCTATCCCCCGGGCACGAGG